TTTTTCATGTGTTTATGTTTAAAGGTGATTTAAAAACGTTCCGGATGTATTCAACAACGCATAAACCCAGCCGTTACTACTCCACAATTTTTGTAATAAGTGAATCATTGGGGCCGCCGCGACCAGGTTCTATATCGGCAATGGTAGCCGCTTCATGCCCGTCTTCCGTTTTTTGAAACAGCTCTATTACCGTCTGTTTCCGGGCGGTGGTCCACCGGCCTAAGGTGATATTGTATACGCCCCCCATCATACTGTACAGTCCGGCGTCTGCTTTAGATGGATCCGGATGCGCCGCATTTATCGGGTAAGGCATATTGGTTGTATTACCGGTAGAACGATAATATAAATACGGTACGATTACTGGTTTATAGCTATCTGGGTCAATGCTTACGGAAAACATGGAATACCAGTCGTTATTACAAATGCGGTAACCTTGTATGGGGTTTTTGGAAGGATCATAGATCCCCGTGTTCCCGCCCGAAGCAATAAATAAAACATCTTCCGGCACGGAAGCTTCTGTAACCGTAGTTCCTTTAAACAAGGCCACCCCACATGCATTTCCGCTATTTGCAAAAGGGCCGGATTCGGTAAATGTGCTGGTGCGCACCAATCCTCCATCGCCCGGATTTGTTGGGCCACCCTTTACATTCAAAAATGTTTTCCCATACCAATTGGTTTCTGCCGGGAAAGAAACGGTACCGGCATTGCCGTTGATCTTCCTGTTCTGGAAACCAAAATAAAAGAACGTTCCTTTGGCTACGGTACCGGATGTAATATTCCATTTAATGGTACGCTTATCGCCTGTGGCCCACCCTGCATCCAGCGTTGTAGGAGTAGACGCTCCGGCATTATTACAAAATACAATACTGTAGGGGGTAACCGCAAAGTTAATATCTCTTGTCGCGATCATTTGTACGTACTCATTTCCACCGTCTCCGCCTTTAGGATCGCTTTGTATCCCGGTTATAATCAGATCCTGAGCAGAAGATCCCATATTGATCATATCATCGCCTTCTCGTGTTCTTAGCTGTACCGATCCTTCGGCCGTTTTGAAGGGGATGCCCACATATGCGCCCAGTCCGTAAGGAGTAACTCCTGCATAGCTTACCCCGGGGTCCGTATAAAGTGTAAGATCTCCAAAACCATCATTGATCGTTTTAGCACCACTGATCACATCGCCCGGTTGAGGTGCAGGATTAAAACCGGATTTATTAATAAGACAAAGCGAACTCTCATAATTATCAGGATTTGCCAACAGCTGCGCTATATTTATGGCATTAATGCCTACCGTGCCTTTTCCCTTAGGAGTAACTGCGGATGCTGGTATGCCGGTAATCGTTAAAATGCCGTTTTTGCGAGTGAGCGTGCCGCCAGCAATATCGATCATTACCGAATCGCCGGGATGATAGCCTGCTGCTGCTGCACCCAAGTCTATCGAAATACCTCTGAGTGTGCTAAGGCGGCGGCTATCCTGCACCACCAACAGTCCCTCGGGAATATTACCTTCTGTATGGTCTGATATAACCACGGCCGCCAGCCGGGTACCGCCATAAAGCATTTCCTTGGTAAGTGTTACATCCTGATTCTTATAAAGGGGCCGTATATCCAAAATAGAAACCACATCATAGGGTACACCCCCCGGATAATTTTCGTATGTGTTTTTAGTACAACTGCTGATTAAAGCCGCAACGCTGAGTACCAAAAAAAGATTGAATATATATTTCATCTGTAATTTTTTTAATAATTCTTTTTTATGGCTTTTGCCACCATACACTGGTATTGATCTGATCGAGCCCCTGTGCAGCCACTGCGTTTTTATAGTTGGTGGGGTTGGCAGACTGCACATAAACAGGATACACAAGGCGGGCAGGCATTACGCCGCCATTTTGCAAACCGTGCAATTCAGATAAATGCAGGTTGGGGTACCCGGTACGCCGGTACTCAAACCATTGCTGCAGGTCTGTCAAAAACAGGGCATAATATTTTTGTCCATGGATCAGTTCCATTTTTCTTGAAGTTGAAAGTGTGTCATTCCAGATCACACTACTGTTAGAAAGATTCTCAAGATGCAGTTTAAAGTCGGCAGCAGCGGTATCCTCCGGAAAATTGGGTACCCAATAGTTAATAGCCGATGCGATACCCTGGTAAAAATGCCCTTTGGGATTGGCGCCGATCCATCCCTTTAAGGCCGCTTCCGCCAGTATGAACTGCACTTCGGCATATTGCATAATGATCCCCGTATTGGGGTTCTGCTGCAGAGACCATACCCCGCCAGTGCTTTTATCGTCATAG
The sequence above is a segment of the Niabella agricola genome. Coding sequences within it:
- a CDS encoding DUF5689 domain-containing protein gives rise to the protein MKYIFNLFLVLSVAALISSCTKNTYENYPGGVPYDVVSILDIRPLYKNQDVTLTKEMLYGGTRLAAVVISDHTEGNIPEGLLVVQDSRRLSTLRGISIDLGAAAAGYHPGDSVMIDIAGGTLTRKNGILTITGIPASAVTPKGKGTVGINAINIAQLLANPDNYESSLCLINKSGFNPAPQPGDVISGAKTINDGFGDLTLYTDPGVSYAGVTPYGLGAYVGIPFKTAEGSVQLRTREGDDMINMGSSAQDLIITGIQSDPKGGDGGNEYVQMIATRDINFAVTPYSIVFCNNAGASTPTTLDAGWATGDKRTIKWNITSGTVAKGTFFYFGFQNRKINGNAGTVSFPAETNWYGKTFLNVKGGPTNPGDGGLVRTSTFTESGPFANSGNACGVALFKGTTVTEASVPEDVLFIASGGNTGIYDPSKNPIQGYRICNNDWYSMFSVSIDPDSYKPVIVPYLYYRSTGNTTNMPYPINAAHPDPSKADAGLYSMMGGVYNITLGRWTTARKQTVIELFQKTEDGHEAATIADIEPGRGGPNDSLITKIVE